The DNA region tgtttgttgccagtccccagtactatctaacgttagcgtttacattatattataaaactcatcagtcatcccCGACCCCGGATAAGTTTAAAAACTCCggggttgtgtttgactgtgcaggacaggtaacgttatgtttagtttgcttctaatgtaacatataacgttatatatgacaacacagcatccagttgctaatagctaatgttagcctactgtagcgtagcctctgaaacattaacgttatcttccttgtgcatttccacttactactaacgttaacactactatctaacattagcactgtaaccttattctaaaagtcattactgactccggttgagttttaaaactccggggttgcgtttgactgtcttggttgtaacgttacactcgctctcctcttccataACGTTACCTTGCCCACGCGTACGTCTATCATAaacgtaatgaggacgtaatggaggaggggggagtgggcctttggagggaggtggagttgcaggagtaGGGgtatgggactttggagggaggcgggagttgtgctttgtgaaatgcaagaaaggtaagagtaacTTTAAGTATTCAGACCCTTTTGTACATCTACTGAAATTTAGCTCACGTGCTTACCATTTGATCATCAAACATCCAGTGTTTGTTAACACTTCATGATTAAACAACCAACAAATTATAGTAATCGTTCATACAAGGTATCACAGCATGTCATCCCTCGAGTTTGTAGTTCGATCCTCACCTTGCTTGAGCAAGTCACTAAACCTCAAATTACTCCCAATGCCTTGCATGGTAGCTGGCTGACATCGCTCTGTGAGTGGGTGAATGAGTAGCATTATATGAATGTAGGATCAAatgtaagggtgctttcacacctgccctgtttggattggttcaatcgaactcaagttcatttgctccCTAAGTGCAGTtaatttgggcaggtgtgaacacagcaatcacactcaggtgtgcaccaaaacaaccagaccgagaccttcttgaagaagTGGTCTTGGTCCAGTTACAACGAACTGtagtgcagttcgtttgtggtgagaacatgttccgacctggatgtgaaccaactgcagtcacatgacacattgtttgggttaaacatgagcatgttacagtcctggaggattattaatgtgcacctcctcctgtactgccttaatatgcacattcagcacatccaatgcatcaaaacattgttttctagttggagccgcgcctcgttttcaaactgtatggtttgactaaaatgaacaatgacagcaatatagtccacgatgagcagcgctaaaatcaacctttgttgtccctccactgtgacattagaaagtgtcacatttatcttgcaagtgtactcttcttcaacgtttgctttacttgctggatttttcctgcattgaaattctgaccaataaagagcagctttctcacacaaggcattttatctggtccacttgtaaatgctgccgtgagaacatgaaccaactcttggcaattatacaactttgaaacaaaattagtccctgattccgaccaaagcaagacaactctaggtctgagagCACCCTAAGACAATctgacaatgaaaaaaaactcatgttaaaggcaaggcaaggcaagtttatttgtacagcacaattcaacacaaggtaattcaaagtgctttacagagacattaaaagcaacaagacacaatataaaacaaaaacagtcaattaaaaagggaaatagaaattgagaatgatagtgataataataaaatacagtaacataaaataaaaacaggctcaatacattgaacagtcaggataagaaaagaagtagaataataaaaggcataaatcagcagtgtgtagttaaaaagtacgggcagtagaatacagcaggtaagtatttaatctaagagtatgcttcagtaaacaataatgtttttagccctgatttaaagtagctgacagtttgagcagacctcagatctacaagaagtttgttccacaggtgaGGAGCATAATAACTGAATGCTGCCTCACCTTGCTTGGTTCTTGTTAACAAGAGCAGCTTCAATGCAGCGTCTGGTGTCACAAACTGCCTCACAAGTAGGGAGTCCACATAAAAGATtttgtttaaacaaacacaatttattaatttaacattAACTTGAATCACCAGTTCTGTTTGTtatggagaggaaaagacctctgtagTCTGATAGTAGATAGTTCGGGTTCCAGTTAAAACTTTCCGAGCATTTGAATTTTTACAGTGTGcaattctcaccactagatgccactaaatcccccttaatcttacacactgctctttCAATGCCAAATTCTGTACTTAGAATTTATCTGGAGGACTTTATACAAACATCAAAACAGGCTAAACTTCTGGACTTTGGACCAAGCAGAAAGACTTTGTTCAGCCATTGGAAACATACATGAGCAAAATGAAAGCTGGACTTGTAGGCCTTATCTGAAAAgaaattgcaaaaaaatgttgggAAATATTTCAGTTCATTTTGTATTCTgcgtgtcagccctgcgataatCTGGCGATATGTCCAGGGTCCAGTATTGGTAAGAGCAGTAGTATCATTAAATAATGATACCCATCCCTATTGTTCAGTGCTTCATCTCTACTAAGCAAATACGAACATTGATTTAATGTATTCTATCTGATATCTGTTCAGGtggagtgtgtgagtgtatgtaggtgtgtatgtctgtgtattGTACATATTTCTGATTTCAAACTGCTGATTTGTTTCTGTATGTTTCTTTGATGTGATGTTATAACAAAAGGAAATGACAATAAACATTGGAGGGAAAAAATATATGCAGCAAAGTACATTAATAACATTATGTGAAATTTAGTTTAAAGCATACATGTTTGTGCTCATACAGGACAGATCAGGGCAAGGCCCCTCCAAGTCCTTATCTTATCCTTTGGAATAACGGTGAAGTCTTCTTTAAGAAGTACATGGTGGTGGTCAGCAACTGCAGGATGCACGTGTACAAATTTCCCTTTGACATTCAGAGCTGCAACCTCACTTTCAGGTCTGCTATACATTTCGGTGAGCTCATCAACTGTTGTGTTTAAAAGTTTCACAAGTTCctgtgttgttatttatgtaTTCTCGTGTCTGTTTGAGTTTGAATCCATGTGTATGCGTTAATGACTTTTACAATTTATTGTCACCTGAGGACACAAACCATATATTTCGTAATCTATTAATGTGCAAGGAATCCCAACAATTTCATTTCCCTCTCCCACTTCAGACAAGGCAATACAGTTTGATATCATCCTTGACTCCTCAACGACCACCGAGTGGTCTCGCGAGTTGATTCAGACCCAGTCCGAGTGGTTGTTTATCAACATGACCGTCAACAACATCACTGTCCATGACCGAAGCAGTGTCATTTACACTGTAAGTATATCTGGATACAAACTCTCAGAGGTGGAAAATGAACACTCTATGTTACACCTCTGTGTTTCTCAAATAAGTACAGGTAGGGCACTTTACTAAAGTATTTCCAATTTTGAGTCTTGTGAGCCTTCTGTATCTGCATATagcctccactacaccactgcatCTGACCCTTGAACAACATTTCATAGATCTCCATGAAGAGGCGGTCTCTCCTCTACATCGTCAACTTCTTACTACCCATCCTGTTCTTCTTGTGTCTGGACTTGGCCTCCTTCCTGGTCTCGGACAGCGGGGGCGAGAAGCTCAGCTTCAAGGTCACTGTGCTGCTTGCTGTCACTGTGATGCAGCTTATTCTCAATGAAATTCTGCCTTCCTCTTCAGACAGGACTCCACTTATAGGTAAAGAAGCTCACAGTCTTACCTTTATTAGACTGTTCTTCATATGAGCAGGAACAGCACATATCAAATCAATGTGTGGTTATTTGTCTACATTACCGATGCTGCTTGCCCCTCTCAGCTATTTACTGCATTGGGATGTTTGGTTTGATGCTGCTGAGCCTCCTGGAGACGATTGTGGTGATGTATCTGATGGAGAAAGACTCTGAATCCCAAGACAACGACGCAGACCAAAGCCTGTGTAAGGACTGTGGAGACAAAGAGAGCAAAGTCAGCTTCCACAACTGTTTTAGAGGTGAGATTCACcaagtttgtaaatgtatttatgttCTCAAAAGATAAAGTCAGttaatccaaatgtccaccttTAGCTACTTTGATTCTCTGAAACAGGCACATGTAAAACTTGGAACACAAAATGGTCAGCTGTGTCACTTTGAATATGTACTAATCATGCTGTGTGTCTCATCCATCTTTCCAGAGGTTAAGAAATTACACTGTGCGTGTATCTGTGATGTGTCTCCTGGTGAAGCGCCATCTGAACGGCTGTCGATGGCCAAAGAGGTTAGCATTAAGTTTCAATTCTTAAGAcctaataagataaaaaaaataaaaaataaaaatggataaatcacacaaatattaaaaataattttcatcagATTAGTTATGAGTGAGCATGCGTGGCAgatgttttgaaaaatattttaaaagccTAAGTGAAAAAGTATTGTCCTCCTGACTGAACTTGAGTTTCATTAGTGCAAGAAAATTAAAGATAGCTGCTGTTTAAAAAGGCAAAGCTTTGCTGATTAGAAAATataccaatattttttttttaagataagcAAATAAATCAGACACGCTGCGTCAAAGATGAAAAGAGACTGcacatctgtttattttttttctctattaaTATAGTACACTGTAAGTCTAAAGGCATGTAATGCACATAAGAATATCACCAAAGATTTAATCAGTATTTGCACAATTCATTAAACagccataaacacacattaatagCCAATCTTAAAACAGGACTTCCTGTAGTTTCAGTGCAAAACCTTCATAAATATGGCTGTGACTAGAAAAATTCTTCACTCTAAGCTCGGCAAGGGGTTTCC from Epinephelus fuscoguttatus linkage group LG20, E.fuscoguttatus.final_Chr_v1 includes:
- the LOC125881110 gene encoding 5-hydroxytryptamine receptor 3A-like isoform X2 yields the protein MMLAGFLFLLLTGGSTSSYSEQPELLDVQQKSNQSFGNGGNTSSYSEESVLQQNFNQSSQEDGESSNSSCSYRDLLKHLNLTKNELHTMTLPVRDHTSTMQIELAVLLYAILDVKEKDQKFVSYICTSMFWKDEYIRWDPKDFCGIEMMYISSQLVWKPDLIVQEMTDQGKAPPSPYLILWNNGEVFFKKYMVVVSNCRMHVYKFPFDIQSCNLTFRSAIHFDKAIQFDIILDSSTTTEWSRELIQTQSEWLFINMTVNNITVHDRSSVIYTISMKRRSLLYIVNFLLPILFFLCLDLASFLVSDSGGEKLSFKVTVLLAVTVMQLILNEILPSSSDRTPLIAIYCIGMFGLMLLSLLETIVVMYLMEKDSESQDNDADQSLCKDCGDKESKVSFHNCFREVKKLHCACICDVSPGEAPSERLSMAKEGSSSQLTEECRDSEKLSDELVEAMKTLSLLLSSRKEGKKWGYWTRMTKTINKVFFIFYIIAASVFLAYMFIMWSTPEKNSAYNSENCHAAGRPALV